One segment of Megachile rotundata isolate GNS110a chromosome 6, iyMegRotu1, whole genome shotgun sequence DNA contains the following:
- the LOC100876082 gene encoding uncharacterized protein LOC100876082 encodes MTEPELCRLCAETKENFIGIYDAEGQKLAIEAKIAKCLQIQVLINDALPLTVCIDCCILLNQCNEFYEKTNQAQTSLRQLLIDSKTESRSLETNINYIEKSGAFPKVEEVGEGIVECHLSNNYIHESNASRNYFIEENKNNNYQKYEAEESQDATKQKKCKIQLKKTSLKQAKKKLKRKTQNQKIEDSDMHMNSDLKKESNNISMKTNIKIPDNYMTGTDSDLEIIEAHTKETSKFGSKKGKNLDRYPWLCTDCDDKLPSLERLEEHHETIHNQQAKYMCVLCCKIYDKYYGFLTHVKRHKNKAKFSCEDCGKSFVHKKVLDSHKAIHSEERPHVCQTCGKAFRQQSALYIHSRCHLPDTMKNRFPCDQCDKRFSTKPNLVTHKRIHSGVRNFTCDQCGKSFIQKGNLEAHFLTHSADKPYNCTQCSKAFKTPLQLKKHETVHTGAKPHQCAVCGRTFREKGTLREHHRIHTGAMPFTCEFCGKCFRFKGILTTHRRQHTGERPYSCLECQHHFTNWPNYNKHMKRRHGINTSHTKHLTQSQQSQQQLQQQQSEQSQIIQSNVSDSSLSISHAESSTVQVIQTVSHAPTTQPITQTIPTSTVQSFQPDASSTTVPDTVFRERNATYFNTMPASLQNFLPPNLSYNFYNLSNLAYRE; translated from the exons ATGACAGAGCCGGAGCTTTGCCGGCTCTGCGCCGAAACCAAAGaaaattttattggaatttaCGATGCAGAAGGACAGAAATTAGCGATTGAAGCTAAAATTGCTAAATGTTTACAAATTCAG GTATTAATAAATGATGCACTGCCACTTACAGTTTGTATAGATtgttgtatattattaaatcaGTGTAATGAATTCTATGAGAAAACCAATCAAGCACAAACTTCTCTGAGGCAATTACTGATTGATTCTAAAACTGAATCGAGATCGTTAGagacaaacataaattatataGAGAAATCAGGTGCATTTCCAAAGGTTGAAGAAGTTGGAGAAGGGATCGTCGAATGCCATTTATCAAACAATTATATACACGAATCTAATGCCtcgcgaaattattttattgaagagaataaaaacaataattatcAAAAGTATGAAGCTGAAGAGTCACAGGATGCTACAAAACAAAAGAAATGTAAAATTCAACTCAAGAAAACATCTCTCAAACAGgctaaaaaaaagttgaaaagaaaaactcagaatcaaaaaattgaagattcAGATATGCATATGAATTCTGATTTGAAAAAGGAatccaataatataagcatgaaaactaatattaaaattccaGATAACTATATGacag GTACAGATTCAGATCTGGAAATCATAGAAGCACATACAAAAGAAACATCAAAATTTGGTTCTAAGAAAGGAAAGAATTTAGATAGATATCCCTGGCTTTGCACCGATTGCGATGATAAATTACCTAGCTTAGAAAGATTAGAAGAGCATCATGAAACTATTCATAATCAGCAAGCAAAGTATATGTGTGTGTTATGCTGCaaaatttatgataaatattaCGGTTTCCTTACTCATGTTAAGCGACATAAAAACAAGGCAAAATTCAG TTGTGAAGATTGTGGAAAGTCATTTGTACATAAAAAAGTATTAGATTCTCACAAAGCAATTCATAGCGAAGAACGACCTCATGTATGCCAAACTTGTGGAAAAGCATTTAGGCAGCAAAGTGCTTTGTACATTCATAGCAGGTGTCATTTGCCGGATACTATGAAAAATCGGTTTCCGTGTGATCAGTGCGACAaaag attCTCAACAAAACCAAATTTAGTTACTCATAAACGTATTCACTCTGGTGTCAGAAACTTTACATGCGATCAGTGTGGCAAAAGTTTTATTCAAAAAGGAAATTTAGAAGCTCATTTCTTAACGCACTCTGCAGATAAACCATATAATTGTACACAGTGTTCAAAAGC TTTCAAAACGCCACTACAGTTAAAGAAACATGAGACAGTTCATACTGGCGCAAAGCCACATCAGTGTGCTGTTTGTGGACGAACTTTTAGAGAGAAAGGTACATTAAGAGAACATCATAGAATACATACTGGAGCAATGCCATTCACGTGTGAATTTTGTGGTAAATGTTTTCGTTTTAAAGGAATATTAACT ACGCATAGAAGACAACATACCGGTGAACGTCCATATAGTTGTTTGGAATGTCAACATCATTTCACGAATTGGCcgaattataataaacatatgaAACGCAGACACGGAATCAATACATCGCATACAAAACATTTAACACAGTCGCAACAATCGCAACAGCAATTACAGCAGCAGCAATCGGAACAGTCACAAATAATTCAGTCAAATGTTTCAGATTCTTCTCTTTCTATATCTCACGCAGAATCATCAACAGTTCAG GTAATACAAACCGTTTCCCATGCGCCAACAACGCAACCAATTACCCAAACTATTCCAACGAGTACTGTTCAAAGTTTTCAACCAGATGCGTCCAGTACCACCGTACCAGACACAGTATTCCGTGAAAGGAATGCGACATACTTTAATACGATGCCAGCGTCTCTACAAAATTTTTTACCACCTAATTtatcatataatttttataatctttCCAATCTTGCATATAGAGAATGA
- the ND-B8 gene encoding NADH dehydrogenase (ubiquinone) B8 subunit produces the protein MAAVKIGPHLKELRILLCQTSKSSQGVRDFISAQYVPLKKQNPNLPVLIRECSSTEPFLYARYEYGKEQCVSLQNLNPAEILKRIEELASSKPQ, from the exons ATGGCTGCAGTTAAAATAGGACCTCATTTAAAAGAATTGCGAATTCTTTTATGTCAAACATCAAAAAGTAGTCAGGGTGTTAg AGATTTTATCAGTGCACAATATGTACCTCTTAAAAAACAGAACCCAAATCTTCCAGTTTTGATTAGAGAATGTTCTTCAACTGAACCTTTTCTGTATGCACGATATG aatACGGCAAAGAGCAATGTGTTTCCCTGCAAAATTTAAACCCTGCAGAAATCCTTAAACGGATTGAAGAGCTTGCAAGTAGTAAACcacaataa